A region from the Drosophila ananassae strain 14024-0371.13 chromosome 2L, ASM1763931v2, whole genome shotgun sequence genome encodes:
- the LOC6500166 gene encoding dolichol-phosphate mannosyltransferase subunit 3, translating to MTNLQRWLFYATLFAVPYLSIVLGTVQTQFTNKYLLHIQLLPLLLLVLFGIFSVWTVLYRTFTFNDCPEAAKELQAQILEARKDLTAKGFRFRD from the exons atGACAAATTTGCAACGCTGGCTGTTCTATGCTACGCTCTTTGCGGTGCCCTACTTGTCCATTGTTTTGGGAACTGTGCAAACTCAATTCACCAACAAATACTTGCTTCACATTCAACTGCTGCCGCTTCTTTTGCTGGTGCTCTTTGGG ATCTTCTCCGTTTGGACCGTCTTGTACAGAACCTTTACATTTAACGACTGTCCTGAAGCAGCCAAGGAACTTCAAGCACAGATTTTGGAGGCCCGAAAGGATTTGACAGCCAAGGGATTTCGGTTTCGTGATTAA
- the LOC6500165 gene encoding protein yellow: MELCKFLVRATFVILASVFGVLQGQPLVLKDLHTLYRWSNLSLGDDQAKGNRFLPVDVDIEYGDEGRHRTFLTIPRLSMTTPFTLATVIADDNEVVENPRLEPYPSEEWHVPPNNCSGITSAIRTYIDECWRLWVVDSGQVNSLQLCPPQILTFDLVKDELVQRHSLPPNSYNPSVSIFTALVVDLPDSGTPNRCLGGKAYIADAWGYGLIVFDSLTGRSWRIEHEFMKPSTVPELVRSGSSQAGIFTVSLSPSEMEDRFLYFHTLNAFNEVKVPLSLINNETFWHSPNVTDVTGDFRILGTRGIQCESEVMDQSGNLFCSLISLGALISWDGKSKYTADDIQVVAFNPQKIKFVTGLKINRNSKGEEELWALSSEPRLFVGAALPEKEVKFQIIGCRTADLLANTPCTVGARNTTSA, translated from the exons ATGGAACTGTGTAAGTTCTTGGTTAGAGCAACATTTGTGATCCTGGCTAGTGTATTTGGTGTCCTGCAAGGACAGCCTTTGGTTCTCAAGGACCTGCACACCCTCTACAGATGGTCGAATCTCAGTTTAGGAGATGATCAGGCTAAAGGAAATCGCTTCCTGCCCGTAGACGTGGATATTGAGTATGGGGATGAGGGCAGGCACCGCACTTTCCTGACGATCCCAAGACTGAGCATGACCACACCCTTCACACTGGCCACTGTGATTGCGGATGACAATGAGGTGGTTGAAAATCCAAGACTTGAGCCCTATCCAAGCGAGGAATGGCATGTGCCGCCAAATAACTGCTCTGGAATTACGTCCGCAATTAGGACTTAT ATCGATGAATGCTGGCGCCTGTGGGTGGTGGATTCTGGTCAAGTTAACTCATTACAGTTGTGTCCGCCGCAAATACTAACCTTCGATCTAGTCAAGGATGAGTTAGTGCAACGTCACTCTTTGCCGCCCAATTCCTACAATCCCAGTGTTTCCATCTTCACTGCTTTGGTGGTGGATCTACCGGATAGTGGAACACCCAATAGATGTTTGGGGGGTAAAGCCTATATTGCCGACGCCTGGGGATATGGACTCATTGTTTTCGATTCCCTGACTGGTAGATCCTGGCGCATAGAACACGAATTCATGAAACCATCTACGGTGCCGGAGTTGGTGCGCTCTGGCAGCTCTCAGGCAGGAATATTCACCGTCAGTTTAAGCCCTAGTGAGATGGAAg ATCGTTTTCTATACTTTCACACACTAAACGCCTTTAACGAAGTGAAAGTACCTCTTTCACTGATCAATAACGAAACTTTTTGGCATTCACCGAATGTCACTGATGTCACAGGAGATTTTCGTATCCTGGGCACCCGCGGAATCCAATGCGAATCAGAGGTGATGGACCAGTCGGGCAACCTCTTTTGCAGCCTCATCAGCTTGGGCGCCTTGATTAGCTGGGATGGAAAGTCAAAATATACGGCGGATGACATTCAAGTGGTGGCCTTCAATCCGCAGAAGATCAAGTTCGTCACGGGCTTGAAGATCAACAGAAATTCCAAAGGAGAGGAGGAGCTCTGGGCCTTGAGCAGCGAACCAAGACTTTTTGTCGGCGCTGCCTTGCCAGAGAAAGAGGTCAAGTTTCAGATAATTGGCTGCCGTACGGCTGACCTGCTTGCCAATACACCCTGTACCGTTGGCGCCAGAAATACTACGTCAgcttag